The following proteins come from a genomic window of Solwaraspora sp. WMMA2065:
- the sucD gene encoding succinate--CoA ligase subunit alpha gives MAIWLTKDSKVIVQGMTGSEGSKHTRRMLAAGTTVVGGVNPRKAGQQVEFGDTRLPVFATVGEAMKETGADVTVIFVPPAFCKAAVIEAIDAEIPLAVVITEGIPVHDSTAFWAHNTAKGGKTRIIGPNCPGIASPGASNAGIIPADITPAGRIGLVSKSGTLTYQLMYELRDIGFSTCVGIGGDPVIGTTHIDALAAFQDDPETDAIVMIGEIGGDAEERAAEFIKANVTKPVVGYIAGFTAPPGKTMGHAGAIISGSAGTAAAKQVALEAAGVKVGRTPSETARLMRQVITGS, from the coding sequence ATGGCGATCTGGCTGACCAAGGACTCCAAGGTCATCGTGCAGGGGATGACCGGCTCCGAGGGCTCCAAGCACACCCGGCGGATGCTCGCCGCCGGCACCACCGTCGTCGGCGGGGTCAACCCGCGCAAGGCCGGACAGCAGGTCGAGTTCGGCGACACCCGGCTCCCGGTGTTCGCCACCGTCGGCGAGGCGATGAAGGAGACCGGGGCCGACGTCACGGTCATCTTCGTCCCGCCGGCGTTCTGCAAGGCGGCGGTGATCGAGGCGATCGACGCCGAGATCCCGCTCGCCGTGGTGATCACCGAAGGCATCCCGGTGCACGACTCGACCGCCTTCTGGGCCCACAACACCGCCAAGGGCGGCAAGACCCGGATCATCGGCCCGAACTGTCCGGGCATCGCCTCCCCAGGGGCCTCCAACGCCGGCATCATCCCGGCGGACATCACCCCGGCCGGCCGGATCGGCCTGGTCAGCAAGAGCGGCACGCTGACCTACCAGCTGATGTACGAGCTGCGTGACATCGGCTTCTCCACCTGCGTCGGCATCGGCGGCGACCCGGTCATCGGCACCACCCACATCGACGCGCTGGCCGCCTTCCAGGACGACCCGGAGACCGACGCGATCGTCATGATCGGCGAGATCGGCGGCGACGCCGAGGAGCGGGCCGCTGAGTTCATCAAGGCGAACGTGACCAAGCCGGTGGTCGGCTACATCGCCGGGTTCACCGCCCCGCCCGGCAAGACGATGGGCCACGCCGGTGCGATCATCTCCGGATCGGCGGGCACCGCCGCCGCCAAGCAGGTCGCGCTGGAGGCGGCCGGAGTCAAGGTCGGCCGTACGCCGAGCGAGACCGCCCGGCTGATGCGCCAGGTGATCACCGGCAGCTGA
- the sucC gene encoding ADP-forming succinate--CoA ligase subunit beta, with protein MDLYEYQGRELFERHGLPVLAGGVATTPEEARAIAERLGGRVVVKAQVKVGGRGKAGGVKLAEDADEAVSHATNILGMDIKGHTVGKVMLTVTADIADEYYLSYLLDRANRTFLCIASVAGGMDIEQVAAETPERVAKIAIDANVGVDEAKAAEIVTAAGFPAELTDQITEIAVRLWQAFIAEDATLVEVNPLARTPEGRVLCLDAKVTLDENAGFRHPDHEAMVDQSAVDPLEQRAKEKDLNYVKLDGSVGIIGNGAGLVMSTLDVVAYAGEAHGGVKPANFLDIGGGASAAVMANGLEIVLSDPDVRTVFVNVFGGITACDEVANGVVQALALLEQRGETVTKPLVVRLDGNNAEAGRAILDSAANPLVERVDTMDGAAERAAQLAAAASGRPEGQ; from the coding sequence GTGGACCTGTACGAGTACCAGGGGCGCGAGCTGTTCGAGCGACACGGATTGCCCGTGCTCGCCGGCGGCGTCGCCACCACCCCGGAAGAGGCCCGCGCGATCGCCGAGCGCCTCGGCGGCCGTGTCGTGGTCAAGGCCCAGGTCAAGGTCGGTGGTCGAGGTAAGGCCGGCGGCGTGAAGCTAGCCGAGGACGCCGACGAGGCGGTCAGCCACGCCACCAACATCCTCGGCATGGACATCAAAGGGCACACCGTTGGCAAGGTCATGCTGACGGTGACCGCCGACATCGCCGACGAGTACTACCTGTCGTACCTGCTGGATCGGGCCAACCGCACCTTCCTCTGCATCGCCAGTGTCGCGGGCGGGATGGACATCGAGCAGGTCGCCGCCGAGACCCCGGAGCGGGTGGCGAAGATCGCCATCGACGCCAACGTCGGGGTGGACGAGGCCAAGGCCGCCGAGATCGTCACCGCCGCCGGCTTCCCGGCTGAGCTCACCGACCAGATCACCGAGATCGCGGTACGCCTCTGGCAGGCGTTCATCGCCGAGGACGCCACCCTGGTCGAGGTGAACCCGCTGGCCCGGACCCCCGAGGGCCGGGTGCTCTGCCTCGACGCCAAGGTCACCCTGGACGAGAACGCCGGTTTCCGGCACCCCGACCACGAGGCGATGGTCGACCAGTCCGCGGTCGACCCGCTGGAGCAGCGGGCCAAGGAGAAAGACCTCAACTACGTCAAGCTCGACGGCTCGGTCGGCATCATCGGCAACGGGGCCGGCCTGGTCATGTCCACCCTCGACGTGGTGGCGTACGCCGGCGAGGCGCACGGCGGCGTCAAACCGGCCAACTTCCTCGACATCGGTGGTGGCGCCAGCGCGGCGGTGATGGCCAACGGTCTGGAGATCGTGCTCTCCGACCCGGACGTGCGGACCGTGTTCGTCAACGTCTTCGGCGGGATCACCGCCTGCGACGAGGTGGCCAACGGCGTAGTCCAGGCGCTGGCCCTGCTCGAACAGCGCGGTGAGACGGTGACCAAGCCGCTCGTCGTCCGGCTGGACGGCAACAACGCCGAGGCGGGCCGGGCGATCCTCGACTCGGCCGCCAACCCCCTCGTCGAGCGGGTCGACACCATGGACGGAGCGGCCGAGCGGGCCGCGCAGCTCGCCGCAGCGGCGTCCGGCCGCCCGGAAGGACAGTGA
- a CDS encoding cobalamin B12-binding domain-containing protein: METRIRVVVAKPGLDGHDRGVKVVARALRDAGIEVIYTGLHQTPEQIVETAIQEDTDAIGLSVLSGAHLTLFRRVLDLLRQRGADDIVVFGGGIVPDEDIAALGELGVARIFTPGASTADIVDWVRGNVPAK, from the coding sequence ATGGAGACTCGGATCCGGGTGGTGGTGGCCAAGCCTGGTCTCGACGGCCACGACCGCGGCGTCAAAGTGGTGGCCAGGGCGCTGCGGGACGCCGGCATCGAAGTCATCTACACGGGTCTGCACCAGACACCGGAGCAGATCGTCGAGACCGCCATCCAGGAGGATACCGACGCCATCGGGCTCTCCGTGCTGTCCGGCGCGCACCTCACGCTGTTCCGCCGAGTGCTCGACCTGCTGCGCCAGCGAGGTGCGGACGACATCGTGGTCTTCGGCGGAGGCATCGTCCCTGACGAGGACATCGCAGCACTCGGTGAGCTCGGCGTGGCCAGGATCTTCACCCCTGGGGCGAGCACCGCCGACATTGTCGACTGGGTCCGCGGCAACGTCCCCGCCAAGTGA